The Tripterygium wilfordii isolate XIE 37 chromosome 4, ASM1340144v1, whole genome shotgun sequence genome has a window encoding:
- the LOC119997607 gene encoding fatty-acid-binding protein 2-like isoform X2 → MDLDGGSSNMLPTDPFWSHSCRAHFISQFSAFVDHSLRQSGYLHAHGSQALEQAFGCMSQLAGALLCLLSSMSTTNLCQNISGNIYGSEPGSCRSSMQVRQVSSIENNARFGFGYGLKRESAIPVVFGKISGFIMNLLHREAEMFQSLSVLSLAAALIPPLDNLSSKVLAVPLQNTDVQFHGSLYQRPCEVENGRCASLSLPELNLASHRVEPRTGIEFPTILDNLLAEENRSSLPPEVLVGTGSKTMKIIKVKSLKVYAFGFYVHPHSVCEKLGRKYTALRLSELNESPDFYQDLLSAFEKSLRARLVKANPDTDFQCLRTFGSCFTQDIPLPVGTTIDFRRNADGQLITEIGGNQIGAVRSRDLCRAFFDMYIGDVPVSEQTKEEIGKNVVNIIKRC, encoded by the exons ATGGATCTAGATGGAGGATCTTCAAATATGTTGCCTACGGATCCCTTTTGGTCTCATAGTTGTAGGGCTCATTTTATTTCCCAGTTTAGTGCATTTGTAGATCATTCTTTACGCCAATCTGGATATTTGCACGCTCATGGAAGTCAGGCTCTTGAACAAGCTTTTGGATGCATGTCACAGTTAGCTGGTGCTCTGCTTTGTTTGCTGTCTAGTATGTCTACTACAAATTTGTGTCAGAATATATCTGGAAATATTTATGGTTCAGAACCTGGAAGCTGTAGATCTTCTATGCAAGTTAGACAGGTAAGTTCTATCGAGAATAACGCTAGGTTCGGCTTCGGTTATGGATTGAAACGAGAATCAGCTATTCCAGTGGTTTTTGGCAAGATTTCAGGATTCATTATGAATCTTCTGCACAGAGAAGCTGAAATGTTTCAATCCTTATCTGTACTGTCGCTGGCTGCTGCTCTGATACCACCATTAGACAACTT ATCTTCAAAGGTGTTGGCAGTTCCATTACAGAATACTGATGTACAATTTCACGGATCCCTATATCAAAGGCCTTGTGAGGTTGAGAATGGTAGATGTGCTAGTCTATCTTTGCCTGAATTAAATTTGGCAAGTCATAGAGTTGAACCCCGAACAGGCATTGAGTTTCCTACAATTTTGGACAACCTCTTAGCTGAAGAAAACCGTTCCAGTTTACCGCCCGAG GTCCTTGTTGGAACTGGAtcaaaaactatgaaaataatcAAAGTTAAATCACTGAAGGTTTATGCATTTGGTTTTT ATGTTCATCCTCattctgtttgtgaaaaatTGGGTCGCAAGTATACTGCTCTACGGCTAAGTGAACTGAACGAAAGCCCTGATTTTTATCAGGATCTTCTCAG TGCTTTTGAGAAGTCTCTCCGAGCTCGTTTGGTGAAG GCGAATCCTGACACTGATTTTCAGTGCCTGAGAACATTTGGTTCTTGCTTCACTCAAGACATTCCATTACCTGTG GGAACAACAATTGATTTCCGGCGAAATGCTGATGGACAACTAATTACAGAAA TTGGAGGTAATCAAATTGGAGCTGTTCGAAGTAGAGATTTGTGTA GGGCATTCTTTGACATGTACATTGGAGATGTTCCTGTATCTGAGCAGACAAAAGAAGAGATTGGCAAGAACGTTGTTAACATTATTAAGCGGTGCTGA
- the LOC119997607 gene encoding fatty-acid-binding protein 2-like isoform X3, producing MEDLQICCLRIPFGLIVLAGALLCLLSSMSTTNLCQNISGNIYGSEPGSCRSSMQVRQVSSIENNARFGFGYGLKRESAIPVVFGKISGFIMNLLHREAEMFQSLSVLSLAAALIPPLDNLSSKVLAVPLQNTDVQFHGSLYQRPCEVENGRCASLSLPELNLASHRVEPRTGIEFPTILDNLLAEENRSSLPPEVLVGTGSKTMKIIKVKSLKVYAFGFYVHPHSVCEKLGRKYTALRLSELNESPDFYQDLLREDINMTVRLVINCNGMKINTVKDAFEKSLRARLVKANPDTDFQCLRTFGSCFTQDIPLPVGTTIDFRRNADGQLITEIGGNQIGAVRSRDLCRAFFDMYIGDVPVSEQTKEEIGKNVVNIIKRC from the exons ATGGAGGATCTTCAAATATGTTGCCTACGGATCCCTTTTGGTCTCATAGTT TTAGCTGGTGCTCTGCTTTGTTTGCTGTCTAGTATGTCTACTACAAATTTGTGTCAGAATATATCTGGAAATATTTATGGTTCAGAACCTGGAAGCTGTAGATCTTCTATGCAAGTTAGACAGGTAAGTTCTATCGAGAATAACGCTAGGTTCGGCTTCGGTTATGGATTGAAACGAGAATCAGCTATTCCAGTGGTTTTTGGCAAGATTTCAGGATTCATTATGAATCTTCTGCACAGAGAAGCTGAAATGTTTCAATCCTTATCTGTACTGTCGCTGGCTGCTGCTCTGATACCACCATTAGACAACTT ATCTTCAAAGGTGTTGGCAGTTCCATTACAGAATACTGATGTACAATTTCACGGATCCCTATATCAAAGGCCTTGTGAGGTTGAGAATGGTAGATGTGCTAGTCTATCTTTGCCTGAATTAAATTTGGCAAGTCATAGAGTTGAACCCCGAACAGGCATTGAGTTTCCTACAATTTTGGACAACCTCTTAGCTGAAGAAAACCGTTCCAGTTTACCGCCCGAG GTCCTTGTTGGAACTGGAtcaaaaactatgaaaataatcAAAGTTAAATCACTGAAGGTTTATGCATTTGGTTTTT ATGTTCATCCTCattctgtttgtgaaaaatTGGGTCGCAAGTATACTGCTCTACGGCTAAGTGAACTGAACGAAAGCCCTGATTTTTATCAGGATCTTCTCAG GGAGGATATCAACATGACTGTTCGGCTTGTAATTAATTGCAATGGGATGAAAATCAATACTGTGAAAGA TGCTTTTGAGAAGTCTCTCCGAGCTCGTTTGGTGAAG GCGAATCCTGACACTGATTTTCAGTGCCTGAGAACATTTGGTTCTTGCTTCACTCAAGACATTCCATTACCTGTG GGAACAACAATTGATTTCCGGCGAAATGCTGATGGACAACTAATTACAGAAA TTGGAGGTAATCAAATTGGAGCTGTTCGAAGTAGAGATTTGTGTA GGGCATTCTTTGACATGTACATTGGAGATGTTCCTGTATCTGAGCAGACAAAAGAAGAGATTGGCAAGAACGTTGTTAACATTATTAAGCGGTGCTGA
- the LOC119997607 gene encoding fatty-acid-binding protein 2-like isoform X1 produces MDLDGGSSNMLPTDPFWSHSCRAHFISQFSAFVDHSLRQSGYLHAHGSQALEQAFGCMSQLAGALLCLLSSMSTTNLCQNISGNIYGSEPGSCRSSMQVRQVSSIENNARFGFGYGLKRESAIPVVFGKISGFIMNLLHREAEMFQSLSVLSLAAALIPPLDNLSSKVLAVPLQNTDVQFHGSLYQRPCEVENGRCASLSLPELNLASHRVEPRTGIEFPTILDNLLAEENRSSLPPEVLVGTGSKTMKIIKVKSLKVYAFGFYVHPHSVCEKLGRKYTALRLSELNESPDFYQDLLREDINMTVRLVINCNGMKINTVKDAFEKSLRARLVKANPDTDFQCLRTFGSCFTQDIPLPVGTTIDFRRNADGQLITEIGGNQIGAVRSRDLCRAFFDMYIGDVPVSEQTKEEIGKNVVNIIKRC; encoded by the exons ATGGATCTAGATGGAGGATCTTCAAATATGTTGCCTACGGATCCCTTTTGGTCTCATAGTTGTAGGGCTCATTTTATTTCCCAGTTTAGTGCATTTGTAGATCATTCTTTACGCCAATCTGGATATTTGCACGCTCATGGAAGTCAGGCTCTTGAACAAGCTTTTGGATGCATGTCACAGTTAGCTGGTGCTCTGCTTTGTTTGCTGTCTAGTATGTCTACTACAAATTTGTGTCAGAATATATCTGGAAATATTTATGGTTCAGAACCTGGAAGCTGTAGATCTTCTATGCAAGTTAGACAGGTAAGTTCTATCGAGAATAACGCTAGGTTCGGCTTCGGTTATGGATTGAAACGAGAATCAGCTATTCCAGTGGTTTTTGGCAAGATTTCAGGATTCATTATGAATCTTCTGCACAGAGAAGCTGAAATGTTTCAATCCTTATCTGTACTGTCGCTGGCTGCTGCTCTGATACCACCATTAGACAACTT ATCTTCAAAGGTGTTGGCAGTTCCATTACAGAATACTGATGTACAATTTCACGGATCCCTATATCAAAGGCCTTGTGAGGTTGAGAATGGTAGATGTGCTAGTCTATCTTTGCCTGAATTAAATTTGGCAAGTCATAGAGTTGAACCCCGAACAGGCATTGAGTTTCCTACAATTTTGGACAACCTCTTAGCTGAAGAAAACCGTTCCAGTTTACCGCCCGAG GTCCTTGTTGGAACTGGAtcaaaaactatgaaaataatcAAAGTTAAATCACTGAAGGTTTATGCATTTGGTTTTT ATGTTCATCCTCattctgtttgtgaaaaatTGGGTCGCAAGTATACTGCTCTACGGCTAAGTGAACTGAACGAAAGCCCTGATTTTTATCAGGATCTTCTCAG GGAGGATATCAACATGACTGTTCGGCTTGTAATTAATTGCAATGGGATGAAAATCAATACTGTGAAAGA TGCTTTTGAGAAGTCTCTCCGAGCTCGTTTGGTGAAG GCGAATCCTGACACTGATTTTCAGTGCCTGAGAACATTTGGTTCTTGCTTCACTCAAGACATTCCATTACCTGTG GGAACAACAATTGATTTCCGGCGAAATGCTGATGGACAACTAATTACAGAAA TTGGAGGTAATCAAATTGGAGCTGTTCGAAGTAGAGATTTGTGTA GGGCATTCTTTGACATGTACATTGGAGATGTTCCTGTATCTGAGCAGACAAAAGAAGAGATTGGCAAGAACGTTGTTAACATTATTAAGCGGTGCTGA
- the LOC119997457 gene encoding uncharacterized protein LOC119997457 isoform X1, whose protein sequence is MAATVLTEAKAIASMDSQPSLAIKRSSQAPELEFAKCECCGLTEECTPAYIAHIRERFDGRWICGLCSEAVKDEAYRSKRGISPDEALNRHMKFCQQFRSSSPPIHPTEDLISAMKHLVRRTLDSPKKKEGSIFQSPPPSLVRSRSCFSSLSKYDRTLFEDETKNTMMETKEHFDWVFKQPDFVG, encoded by the exons ATGGCGGCGACTGTATTGACTGAAGCGAAAGCAATTGCGAGCATGGACTCCCAGCCATCGTTGGCTATCAAGCGAAGCTCGCAAGCTCCTGAGCTCGAGTTCGCGAAGTGCGAGTGCTGCGGATTGACGGAGGAATGCACGCCGGCGTACATTGCTCACATCCGCGAGAGATTTGACGGTCGTTGGATTTGTGGACTCTGTTCCGAGGCAGTCAAAGACGAGGCCTACAGGTCTAAGAGGGGAATCAGTCCCGATGAAGCGTTGAATCGGCACATGAAGTTTTGTCAACAATTCAGATCTTCAAGCCCTCCGATTCATCCTACTGAGGATCTGATCTCCGCTATGAAACATCTGGTTCGGCGTACTTTGGATTCTCCGAAGAAGAAGGAGGGATCCATTTTCCAGTCTCCGCCACCGTCCCTTGTTCGATCCCGAAGTTGCTTTTCAAGTTTATCAAA ATATGATCGGACATTATTTGAGGATGAAACCAAGAACACAATGATGGAGACAAAAGAGCACTTTGATTGGGTTTTCAAGCAACCTGATTTTGTTGGCTGA
- the LOC119997458 gene encoding copper transporter 5.1-like, producing the protein MMHMTFYWTRNVTLLIDSWHTNTWLGYFLTLLTCLIVGIFYQYMEDRRVRLKLLVAAAKKSSSADSMQIEVPLLRSSVTPGKLSAARVAGAVLFGVNSAIGYLLMLAVMSFNGGVFVAVCLGLAIGYWAFRTGDEEAMVLVDNACACA; encoded by the coding sequence ATGATGCACATGACCTTCTATTGGACTCGAAACGTGACTCTTCTCATCGATTCGTGGCACACCAATACATGGCTCGGTTACTTCCTCACACTCCTTACCTGTCTAATCGTCGGGATATTCTACCAGTACATGGAGGACCGCCGCGTGCGCCTCAAGCTCCTCGTGGCCGCCGCCAAGAAGTCTTCCTCGGCGGATTCGATGCAGATCGAAGTTCCACTGCTCCGATCCAGTGTCACCCCCGGGAAATTATCGGCGGCGAGGGTTGCCGGAGCGGTGTTGTTTGGGGTGAATTCTGCGATCGGATACTTGTTGATGCTGGCGGTGATGTCGTTCAACGGGGGCGTGTTTGTGGCGGTGTGTTTGGGGTTGGCGATTGGGTACTGGGCGTTTAGGACTGGTGATGAGGAGGCGATGGTTCTTGTGGATAATGCTTGTGCTTGTGCTTAG
- the LOC119997457 gene encoding uncharacterized protein LOC119997457 isoform X3, which yields MAATVLTEAKAIASMDSQPSLAIKRSSQAPELEFAKCECCGLTEECTPAYIAHIRERFDGRWICGLCSEAVKDEAYRSKRGISPDEALNRHMKFCQQFRSSSPPIHPTEDLISAMKHLVRRTLDSPKKKEGSIFQSPPPSLVRSRSCFSSLSKMLQC from the exons ATGGCGGCGACTGTATTGACTGAAGCGAAAGCAATTGCGAGCATGGACTCCCAGCCATCGTTGGCTATCAAGCGAAGCTCGCAAGCTCCTGAGCTCGAGTTCGCGAAGTGCGAGTGCTGCGGATTGACGGAGGAATGCACGCCGGCGTACATTGCTCACATCCGCGAGAGATTTGACGGTCGTTGGATTTGTGGACTCTGTTCCGAGGCAGTCAAAGACGAGGCCTACAGGTCTAAGAGGGGAATCAGTCCCGATGAAGCGTTGAATCGGCACATGAAGTTTTGTCAACAATTCAGATCTTCAAGCCCTCCGATTCATCCTACTGAGGATCTGATCTCCGCTATGAAACATCTGGTTCGGCGTACTTTGGATTCTCCGAAGAAGAAGGAGGGATCCATTTTCCAGTCTCCGCCACCGTCCCTTGTTCGATCCCGAAGTTGCTTTTCAAGTTTATCAAA GATGCTACAGTGCTGA
- the LOC119997457 gene encoding uncharacterized protein LOC119997457 isoform X2, with product MAATVLTEAKAIASMDSQPSLAIKRSSQAPELEFAKCECCGLTEECTPAYIAHIRERFDGRWICGLCSEAVKDEAYRSKRGISPDEALNRHMKFCQQFRSSSPPIHPTEDLISAMKHLVRRTLDSPKKKEGSIFQSPPPSLVRSRSCFSSLSKSVDVGNGKSNGNNSMSISGLYDISDH from the exons ATGGCGGCGACTGTATTGACTGAAGCGAAAGCAATTGCGAGCATGGACTCCCAGCCATCGTTGGCTATCAAGCGAAGCTCGCAAGCTCCTGAGCTCGAGTTCGCGAAGTGCGAGTGCTGCGGATTGACGGAGGAATGCACGCCGGCGTACATTGCTCACATCCGCGAGAGATTTGACGGTCGTTGGATTTGTGGACTCTGTTCCGAGGCAGTCAAAGACGAGGCCTACAGGTCTAAGAGGGGAATCAGTCCCGATGAAGCGTTGAATCGGCACATGAAGTTTTGTCAACAATTCAGATCTTCAAGCCCTCCGATTCATCCTACTGAGGATCTGATCTCCGCTATGAAACATCTGGTTCGGCGTACTTTGGATTCTCCGAAGAAGAAGGAGGGATCCATTTTCCAGTCTCCGCCACCGTCCCTTGTTCGATCCCGAAGTTGCTTTTCAAGTTTATCAAA GTCAGTAGATGTGGGAAATGGTAAATCAAATGGAAACAATTCGATGTCCATCTCAGGCCTATATGACATATCCGATCACTAG
- the LOC119997733 gene encoding polyadenylate-binding protein-interacting protein 7-like isoform X2, with protein sequence MSLYKKGTPANEAIDTKISAPNKATSLNPNAVEFVPFSLRSPTAPPGSTSTTDATAGFAATGSIGKSVLDRSGSSVSNNSDEEARQYWRCQLPDDITPDFKVMSEDESQGLGGLSLAGLSLHDGNEASRFPISTGSGYVLNGPPELSPRVNGNIFGEKMKYSAASYVEDPSLASFLQLPGKPWDKQIVNSDQLLGNGRDVHPYNESSRHGFMNEMLTEHGMVDDTDMNPLEFLAAQFPRFAAESLAEVYFANGCDFNSTVEMLTQLELQVDGGFSQNINSKALSAPNLSPMDFPAFTPDAQNGPPKYAGDDLHQNSNPYRYLDKENMLPFKSNSSIPSRGAVDFASAVRKLALQDSIWKYEGNGAVNSTVGSSISSNVSASAHSTSGQGRGIYADRLQICGSAQVPSVWLETGDTVGSASIPHWQQGPSKGTELKRTVAQCSYEGSSWKSSGINLSSEEPCWPRDAR encoded by the exons ATGAGCTTATACAAGAAAGGGACGCCAGCAAATGAAGCAATTGATACAAAGATAAGTGCACCAAACAAGGCAACAAGCTTGAATCCAAATGCTGTAGAGTTCGTTCCTTTTTCCCTCAGGTCGCCGACTGCTCCGCCTGGAAGCACCAGCACCACAGATGCTACTGCTGGGTTTGCTGCTACTGGAAGTATAGGGAAATCAGTGCTTGATAGATCAGGATCATCTGTTTCAAACAACTCTGATGAAGAGGCCCGTCAATACTGGCGTTGCCAGCTCCCTGATGACATTACGCCTGATTTTAAAGTAATGAGTGAGGATGAATCTCAAGGTCTTGGGGGCCTTTCTTTGGCGGGCTTATCGTTGCATGATGGCAATGAAGCTTCAAGGTTTCCAATCTCTACAGGCAGTGGATATGTGTTGAATGGGCCACCGGAATTGTCCCCACGTGTTAATGGTAATATTTTTGGCGAAAAGATGAAATATTCAGCTGCATCCTATGTGGAAGATCCAAGCCTGGCAAGCTTTTTGCAGCTGCCAGGTAAGCCTTGGGACAAGCAAATTGTGAACAGCGATCAGCTCCTTGGAAATGGTAGAGATGTGCATCCTTACAACGAGAGTTCTAGACATGGGTTTATGAATGAAATGTTAACTGAGCATGGAATGGTAGATGATACTGACATGAACCCCTTGGAGTTCTTGGCTGCACAATTCCCTAGATTTGCTGCTGAAAGCCTTGCAGAAGTCTACTTTGCAAATGGATGTGACTTCAACTCGACTGTTGAGATGCTCACTCAACTTGAG CTTCAAGTTGATGGTGGTTTCAGTCAGAATATTAACTCAAAGGCCTTGTCAGCACCCAATCTCAGTCCGATGGATTTTCCTGCGTTTACTCCTGATGCTCAGAATGGTCCTCCTAAGTATGCCGGAGATGATCTTCACCAAAACAGCAATCCATATAGATATTTGGACAAGGAAAACATGCTTCCATTCAAGTCGAACTCCTCCATTCCGAGTAGGGGTGCAGTAGATTTTGCTTCAGCTGTCAGGAAATTGGCGTTGCAAGATTCTATATGGAAATATGAAGGGAATGGTGCGGTTAATTCTACTGTTGGCTCGAGCATAAGTTCTAATGTTTCTGCAAGTGCTCACAGTACTAGTGGGCAGGGGAGAGGTATTTATGCTGATAGGCTGCAAATTTGTGGTTCAGCTCAAGTGCCTTCAGTGTGGCTTGAAACTGGGGACACAGTGG GCTCGGCAAGCATACCTCATTGGCAACAAGGCCCTAGCAAAGGAACTGAGCTCAAAAGGACAGTTGCACAATGCTCATATGAAGGAAGCTCATGGAAAAGCTCAGGAATCAATTTATCGTCAGAG GAACCCTGTTGGCCCAGAGATGCAAGGTAA
- the LOC119997733 gene encoding polyadenylate-binding protein-interacting protein 7-like isoform X1: protein MSLYKKGTPANEAIDTKISAPNKATSLNPNAVEFVPFSLRSPTAPPGSTSTTDATAGFAATGSIGKSVLDRSGSSVSNNSDEEARQYWRCQLPDDITPDFKVMSEDESQGLGGLSLAGLSLHDGNEASRFPISTGSGYVLNGPPELSPRVNGNIFGEKMKYSAASYVEDPSLASFLQLPGKPWDKQIVNSDQLLGNGRDVHPYNESSRHGFMNEMLTEHGMVDDTDMNPLEFLAAQFPRFAAESLAEVYFANGCDFNSTVEMLTQLELQVDGGFSQNINSKALSAPNLSPMDFPAFTPDAQNGPPKYAGDDLHQNSNPYRYLDKENMLPFKSNSSIPSRGAVDFASAVRKLALQDSIWKYEGNGAVNSTVGSSISSNVSASAHSTSGQGRGIYADRLQICGSAQVPSVWLETGDTVANLYSELREEARDHARLRNAYFEQARQAYLIGNKALAKELSSKGQLHNAHMKEAHGKAQESIYRQRNPVGPEMQGNGRGHEQIIDLHGLHVSEAIHVLKHELSVLRSTARAADKCLQVYICVGTGHHTRGSRTPARLPIAVQRYLLEEECLDYSEPQPGLLRVVVY, encoded by the exons ATGAGCTTATACAAGAAAGGGACGCCAGCAAATGAAGCAATTGATACAAAGATAAGTGCACCAAACAAGGCAACAAGCTTGAATCCAAATGCTGTAGAGTTCGTTCCTTTTTCCCTCAGGTCGCCGACTGCTCCGCCTGGAAGCACCAGCACCACAGATGCTACTGCTGGGTTTGCTGCTACTGGAAGTATAGGGAAATCAGTGCTTGATAGATCAGGATCATCTGTTTCAAACAACTCTGATGAAGAGGCCCGTCAATACTGGCGTTGCCAGCTCCCTGATGACATTACGCCTGATTTTAAAGTAATGAGTGAGGATGAATCTCAAGGTCTTGGGGGCCTTTCTTTGGCGGGCTTATCGTTGCATGATGGCAATGAAGCTTCAAGGTTTCCAATCTCTACAGGCAGTGGATATGTGTTGAATGGGCCACCGGAATTGTCCCCACGTGTTAATGGTAATATTTTTGGCGAAAAGATGAAATATTCAGCTGCATCCTATGTGGAAGATCCAAGCCTGGCAAGCTTTTTGCAGCTGCCAGGTAAGCCTTGGGACAAGCAAATTGTGAACAGCGATCAGCTCCTTGGAAATGGTAGAGATGTGCATCCTTACAACGAGAGTTCTAGACATGGGTTTATGAATGAAATGTTAACTGAGCATGGAATGGTAGATGATACTGACATGAACCCCTTGGAGTTCTTGGCTGCACAATTCCCTAGATTTGCTGCTGAAAGCCTTGCAGAAGTCTACTTTGCAAATGGATGTGACTTCAACTCGACTGTTGAGATGCTCACTCAACTTGAG CTTCAAGTTGATGGTGGTTTCAGTCAGAATATTAACTCAAAGGCCTTGTCAGCACCCAATCTCAGTCCGATGGATTTTCCTGCGTTTACTCCTGATGCTCAGAATGGTCCTCCTAAGTATGCCGGAGATGATCTTCACCAAAACAGCAATCCATATAGATATTTGGACAAGGAAAACATGCTTCCATTCAAGTCGAACTCCTCCATTCCGAGTAGGGGTGCAGTAGATTTTGCTTCAGCTGTCAGGAAATTGGCGTTGCAAGATTCTATATGGAAATATGAAGGGAATGGTGCGGTTAATTCTACTGTTGGCTCGAGCATAAGTTCTAATGTTTCTGCAAGTGCTCACAGTACTAGTGGGCAGGGGAGAGGTATTTATGCTGATAGGCTGCAAATTTGTGGTTCAGCTCAAGTGCCTTCAGTGTGGCTTGAAACTGGGGACACAGTGG CAAATTTATATTCTGAATTGCGGGAAGAAGCTCGTGACCATGCACGTTTACGCAATGCATATTTTGAACAG GCTCGGCAAGCATACCTCATTGGCAACAAGGCCCTAGCAAAGGAACTGAGCTCAAAAGGACAGTTGCACAATGCTCATATGAAGGAAGCTCATGGAAAAGCTCAGGAATCAATTTATCGTCAGAG GAACCCTGTTGGCCCAGAGATGCAAGGTAATGGGAGAGGGCATGAGCAGATTATAGACCTGCATGGGCTGCATGTAAGTGAAGCGATACATGTCCTAAAGCATGAACTGAGTGTGCTGCGGAGCACAGCTCGTGCAGCAGATAAGTGTTTACAGGTTTATATATGTGTTGGGACTGGCCACCACACTAGGGGATCCCGCACACCAGCAAGACTTCCCATTGCTGTACAGCGTTATCTGCTTGAAGAAGAGTGCCTTGACTACTCTGAACCACAGCCAGGGCTGCTTCGTGTTGTGGTATATTGA